Part of the Vitis vinifera cultivar Pinot Noir 40024 chromosome 13, ASM3070453v1 genome is shown below.
TACAGTATCTATGACTGCGGTTTtttgaataatattaatttccacttaatattttatttagaatgcGTTTGAGAattattctagaaaatatttctagcatttctaatacttaaatgacaaaaaaatctctaagtattaaaaaaattaaaagcgttttctagaatcactatcaagTAAGTTCTTAGTATGATGGATTGATTCCTTTTGTCCACACATGATTTAGCCAAATCATCTCAAACATCGTCACTTgttgtttctctttctttttttagaaaaaaattgacattGCTATCCCTTGAATAATACTAGATTTGGTTTTTCTTCTATCGAAATACTAAACAATATTTGATTCccgagaaatttgagagaaaattgtgagaaagaaaatagaaagaaaaagtgtaagaaaaaaattaaagaaaaataaaaactatatttaaagttaataaattatttttatatacttctttaaatttgtttcacttatttttctccattatataaagattaaataattttaaaatatataaattttcaactcattttaattatatttaattttctttattaatttctataataagaccaaaaataaatataaaaaaatcattttctcaattttttttttcttactactTTCTAGAAACCAAAAGGATTGATGATCTTCATGATGGTTTGATTTCATGAATACCTTGGACAATGTCATATGTGAGTTTGGTGTTCTATGTTTTTGGGCCATAGATTATTGGCAATGCATTGATGTCACTGGAGTATAGGTGATTAGCAACTTATTACCAGCTTCTAGAAATTACATATTCAGATTAGAAAAGTGCACTGTAAAACTGTGGCAGCCTTTCCGGCTTCAAGCAAGCCCGAAGCTATGCTGACAACATATAAGacaataataatgactattgCTAGCAGCTAGCATGCTTgctaaattaaaattgtattaGTTTCTCCATAGGACTTGTTAATGGTTCACCGTCTGTCCGGAGGGTTGATTTGGTGGTGCATACTGTCACTTTTCAGGTGGGTAGGGTGAATTGCTGCAAgttgagaaaattcaaaagtcCATCTGGTTTTCTTTAGCATCTATGTGtccataaattttataactaaaaGTTTTAATCACAGAATTTCACTACAAACCTCAACATTACAAAATATATGACAATGCATAAAATCGAGGTAATATAGAATCATATAGGCATCAATAGAACTGGTGTGTTTCTTACATGCGccttaaaataaaacatattattGAACAGACTAATAAAGGGCATGCGTTATGTTATAACACATTGAAGGGACACAGCTAGCTAGTACAAACGTTGTACATTCCTATCGAAGATGCCTGGCCCATAATgtggaaatgaaaatattaacaaGAAGGGGAAATTGCAATAATGCGAATAGGATCACCGGAACACAGGCAAGTAAAATAATCGGGATCATAACCACTTTGGTTGAGCTTTCCTTTAGCAAAACAGCAAGGGCGGCACAGAAGGCTATCATCATGGCTGCAATAGAGATGAAAAGGGCGGAAAGGCCTATTATTAGCTTTGTTTTCTGCATATACTGATGTCAGGATTCCCAGGAACATCAACATTGAAGTAGTACCAGAAAAGAGTGAGATTGAATCGGATATTATAAAAACCATGAACAAGGTGTCGTCCAAGAATATGGGAGCGCCTTTGTCATTGTTACCCCCAGGAATAGTGAAGGCTGCAGCAAACATAATGGTAACAATGAGAGCAGCTACAACTGAACTAGATGTTGCTATCTCCTTCATCCATTTCTCCCCTTCTTTTACCAAGTCTGCATGCTGCTGAGAGAACACCTCACTGGCCTTTTTTCCATCTGAGTTTGTAAGGTCCTTGAATATTGGTGGCACAATGTTTTTCACCTCCTATAGTAACAtcatgaaaaatttgaaaagcaTGCTACTAAGATGTAGGTGAATACTTGATTGGTTGTCTAAAttccaggaaaaaaaaaggtagggGGTTGGAGGTATAAAGACATGAGAAGCTTAGATATTCACCTTAGCTTATTGGGAAAATAATTGTAGGCTACTAACATTAATATTTGTAGAAACCAATCGATTAAATatcaatgagaaaaatgaaaaggcgaaatatttctttctttcttttctctattttcattctcttaCACCCAAAGCACACTAATAATAGACACAGTTCTTGAAAATTCCTAGGAAGTAGGGACTAAGGCTTACATGGAACTTGCCATATTAAGGGGTAAGTTTTAGAGTAGCTCCTAAAAGGGAATGTGAAGACCACAGATGGGATCTTAGTGTTTCAAATTGAATGTATAGATAGAGAAAATATGTATTATGTTATGAGAGGTGTAGGTGAAAAGAAGCTGACCTTAAACCATTGTAGTTCTCTTTCTGCAGAGCGGCACCTGAAATACCATCAAGCTGTTCCGATGGTGCTAACATCGCAACCAAATGTAGCATGCTATTTCCAAACCTATCCAAAGGAGATATCACTTTCATCTTCTGTGCGTCAGTAAGCCCATGTAAAAGGTTGAAAATCTTTTCCTGACGGTTCAAAATagcaataaaaaatatgtttcttcCATTAATATCACGGCTCCACGCTAACTCAGGAATAGACTTAATCATCTCAGTGTCAAACTCAACATTCCCTCGCTTGACAGCCTGGAAGACTGCTTGGTGCACTTGAAAACCAAGGACGTCAACTTTCATATTTTGTAGTTCAATACAAATGCTCCCAAGAATTTTGATGGCTTGAGCATGCCTCAACTTTTGATCATGTATGTTCTTGATTCCTGGGTCATTGATCCAAATAGATTTAATTAAGATTGAATAAGATTGAGTGGTCAGGAGCAAGGAACCCAAATAAACATTTAATTGAACAATTGTATCATACCAGGAAGTTTTTGTGGATATGAAACCAGCCCATGCATTAATTGACCTAGTCCTgcaataaaaattagaaatattaggGGCTTGATATACATTATAAAAATTCCTTAATAATCCTTTATGCtagtttattataatttaagtgAAACCTTAGTAAAGCCACTTACACTAAATCGTTGTCTCTATTCACAAGGTTTTTAGTGCCTTGTGTCACCACAAATTTGCTCTACACGAATGCACCTTGGTATAGCACACTACCCCTTATAATGAACGCCCACCATCATAGATGCAAAGGCAGTGCACCTATCACCTCCAAATGGAAAGGTGTTTTTAAGAAGGGTAGTGTTTTTCCTCATGCATAAGAAAGGTAGGAGCCAATATGGGTGACTCTTGCATGGATGCTGTTAAGACACACCTCCTCCTTCAATTTTTTGGAGGGGCTCCTCCAAATATTGTATCCTCCATGAAGTCTCCACTTCATCTTTACCTCCGTACAAAACATCTTTCTTAGGGTGTGAGACCTTATTGCTACCACATTTGCATAAGTTCAAACCGGAGTTCTAAAAGTCCTATGCAGACTTCATCTACCTCAGTgttgggtttttaaaataagttcaaGGCCTTGGTTTGGTGTTGGATTGAAAGCTTGTCAGTCGCAACAAAATATACAGTCTATATGCATTGAATCCACTTTAATGAATTAAAAGGGGAACATATCCTTATTAAGGGACCTGTAACCATCTAAAGTCATGATTCACCACaagaattgaaatttaaattcgAAGACTGACTGATATAGGTCTATGCATGGCTGCCTGCTATTGGTTAGGCTTGATTGATCAATATGATTCACCCTTGTCTCCTTTTATAGTGGGTCCATTGATTTATCTATGCACAACATCCAAAAGAGTAGGCTTGGGTCAACAATTAACTtaagcaatttttaaaatatgcttATATACTTTATCCAGAAATCTCACCTAGCAATGACTTTACAAAGATGGCTAATGTTACATAACATGATAATTCAGGGACCTTATCCATGAAATTATTAATAAACATTAACTCTATCCACAAAAATTTATAGCTTCAAGAATAAGagactttttaaaaatctttgtGTTAATGGACTAAAGCTCGAATACGGGATGGTTAATTCTGAGATATTACAACGGGTTGATGAGGAAAAGAACAGATTTGCCAAGACTTGATAAAATTATGAACCTTGTGATCCCTAAAGATAGCAATGGACTGGGAATCTGCATGTCAGGCAATGGTCAAGAAGTGATTTAGTGCTCAGGAGGGTTGTGAAACGCCCTTGGAATTATTACTTACAGGTGGTTCGTTGAATGATTGTGCTGAACATAACGAGTGCAAGGCTGACATGAGTGTGAATGGCTTTTGTGGGGAGATCAAGGAGGTTGTGGAAGAGAAAAGTGACGTTTTTTTATGGAACAGATGAGCAAACACTACCTTCACAAGGTTGTGAAATGCCTTTGGAATTACCCGTTACAGGTGGTTCTTTGAGTAGTTGCGCCAAAGATGATGAATGCAAGGTTAATTTGAGTATTAATGACTCTTGTTGCAAACAGATTAGGGAGGTTGTAGAAGAGAAAAGTAACATCTTACTTATGATAAATGAGTAAACATTTCCATCTCAGGGCTGTGGAAGGCCATTGGAATCACCGAGTAATTTTGCAGAATAGAATAAGCAAAAGGATTCTGGGGTTGCTGGCTGTCCCTCTGATGTTAGGGCAACTGAGTTTGTGGATGATATTTTAGCTGGATCGCCGAACAACAAGATCAAGCAAATTTTGCCCTCGCAGGATTGTAAGATTCCCTTAGAGCATTTTTCTATGGCTAGTTCACCTACTGATTGTGCTGAAGGGAATGTGCAGAAGGTTACTGCAAGATTCGATGGTTCCTCTGTAGAGACAGTGACTGAGGTTGTGGAAAAGAAAAGTGATATTTTTCTGGGAAGCAATTGGAATGAGGGAAGGAATCCAGTTACTCGTATCATTCCTAAGCTTATCCAGTGAAGAACATCAAGAGTATGTTGTTTAGTTGCTGGCAATCTTGACTGACCATGTTGATGACAGCAAGTGGGCTATCACTGCTGCTGGTGGGATTCCTCCTCTGGTGCAGCTACTAGAGATTGGATCTCAGAAGGCAAGGAGGATGCAACACATGTTTTGTGGAACTTGTACTGTCACAGTGAAGACATCCGTGCCTGTGTTGAGAGTGCAGGAGCTATCACAACATTCTTATGGCTCCTAAAAAGTGGTGGATTGAAAGGACATAAAGTCTCAGCCATGGCGCTAGGAAAGCTTGTTTCGCATATTTGATTCTGCCACCATTAACCAATTATTAGCATTGCTCCTGGGAGATTCTCCAAGCTCTAAGGCCCACATAATCAAAGTTTTGGGTCATGTACAGACAGTGGCATCACATGAAGATCTTGCGCATAAGGGTTCTGCTGCCAGTAAAGGGCTGACATCTCCTATCCAGGTTCTCAACTCCTCAAATGAAGGAACCTAAGAGTGTGCAGCTTTTGTGTTAGCCAATCTATTCAGCACTAGACAAGATATCTGTGATAGTCTTGCAACTGATGAGATTGTGCATATTTGCCTAAAGAAGCCATTAATGTGATAATCTATGGCTATTGAAGATCAATCAGAATGAGGATGTTGAATGTTGCTTTAAAGTTGTCATTGAGTTGAGTGAATGGCCAAGACCTAAATGACCAAAGTATTCACCTGAGTTATGCAAATCAAAGAACTCCAGGCCCTATAATTGGTGGTTTTGGAAGTGGTTATTATCATGGGAATGGACAGTGATCTAATGAGCAGAGTTTTGCTATTGGAGGTCAAGAGAGGGGCCTAGTAGATTAAATGGTTACCTTTCAGAATTGGCTGCTGCCTTATGTTCATCTTTTGGTTCCACGCTGAGAAGATAGGGTACCATTGAACCAGTTCTTCCTTTATAAACATGGGTACGGATTTACTCATCCCCCTTAAAGATCAAAAAGGAAAGCAGAGTTTTTTTCGCAGAGGTCATTAATACAGAAAAACTGTTGTGGTCATTAATCCATTCCAAAGGTTTTTTGCATTCTGATAGTCAAGACTTGTACCAAAAGGTTCGTTCTAGTTATGTGAAAATCATCCTGAATGAACAAGAAAAGAACAACCTCAAGATGTTGAATATTCTTTGTGGAAGCTTCACTATAAGCATATTGATGAGTTTCGTAAAAGAATACGCCAAATTTCTACTAATGGAGAGAGCAAGAAATCCACAATGCCTCAACAATGGCAAATATTGAGAAGGatttaaattgtttttgttgGAAGCTACTGAATTTTACCAAGACTTGATCAAGAAAATAAGATGTAATGGGCTTCCAGAGGAGCCATTGTTCTATAGAAAGTCGGGGATCTATAGTTCTGTTCTACCAACAAAAATGCAtgattgacaattttcttgccatcttttttctttttattttgtcttGGGAATCTTGCTAGATACAGAGAGCTTTGTGAAAAACCTGATGTTCAAAGTTGCAACTGGTCAGTTGCTGCTACCTATTACTTAGAAGCAACAATGATTTGGCCAGGTAGTGGAAATCCCCAAAATCAGTTGATTGTATTGGCAATATATGTTGGTGCTGAGTTCTTTGCTCTGTACCACTGTGTAAGAAGTTTAGCTGTTAAAGAACCTTTCCTCGATGCTTGGGAGAACCTCTATTTACTGTTTGAAAAGAACAGATTATCCAATCCACTGGCAGAGTTTGAGGCTACTGAGGGTATATGGATTAGG
Proteins encoded:
- the LOC132254972 gene encoding uncharacterized protein LOC132254972 isoform X1 translates to MYIKPLIFLIFIAGLGQLMHGLVSYPQKLPGIKNIHDQKLRHAQAIKILGSICIELQNMKVDVLGFQVHQAVFQAVKRGNVEFDTEMIKSIPELAWSRDINGRNIFFIAILNRQEKIFNLLHGLTDAQKMKVISPLDRFGNSMLHLVAMLAPSEQLDGISGAALQKENYNGLRSASFHLHLS
- the LOC132254972 gene encoding uncharacterized protein LOC132254972 isoform X2, with the translated sequence MYIKPLIFLIFIAGLGQLMHGLVSYPQKLPGIKNIHDQKLRHAQAIKILGSICIELQNMKVDVLGFQVHQAVFQAVKRGNVEFDTEMIKSIPELAWSRDINGRNIFFIAILNRQEKIFNLLHGLTDAQKMKVISPLDRFGNSMLHLVAMLAPSEQLDGISGAALQKENYNGLRR